gttcagagatgcaatagataattataatgcagttctaatCTAATGGTAATAATGTACACTCATTTTTCTTGCAACCCCTCACAGCCACCAGGGGTACCCACCCCCCACTTTGAATACCACTGTGATGGATTAATTCCCATTGCGTGCAGCGTGATGATGTGGTTTCATCCTTCTGTTGCAGGAATTAATGCCAAGATAAACATGCTCTTGCTCAGCAACTGGTTTCAGTGCTTCTGAGTCTTAGCCAGCATTCTGGGCTGCCAGGTCATGACAAACATTTGCTGCCACACCCATGTGCTGCTATCTGTTGCGTGTTGTGGTTGCAGTTTGTCATTGTAATATGCAAGTCTTATGTTTTTGAAACATGATACAGTATGACACTCCCTCACATTGCATGGGAAACAATTTTCCCCACTGTGagcgtcagtgttgccagattttctacgacaaataagtgTCATGAAAATAAGTCCAAAAGAAGTCACCGACTGGcttcctgaaaacaagcccaaacgaagcaaaaatgtgttttctccacagaggcgatagcctggttgtcacagaaggtgcgtttgtgtacacaaacttccgtctggtagcactgcagtTAGCATGCtgttctcgagtcagaaaataaatggtgcatttattgctactcaccaccaacaaattcctccaaaaacgttttctgttcaactccaaagagtcaatatagtatataatctgtcctgtgattcatctgccgttgatatttaagcaaaaaatgctccgtttattttctactcgagaggAGCAGCGCTAGCAGACGGAAGTTTGTGTAGCTCTCCACcaggggggctccagagctacacacatgcaccgtcagtgagaaccaggctacagaGGCGATGCATCAGCATgacactaaagggccgtacacacacgtcgctactagttactcgctcagcgaatgaagtcaatagaatgtcaatgtgttccagcgagacgagcaggcgagtaggcgagtactgtacaaacgatgcgatgtgggcagatcccgagttgaaaatattttaacttcgagcgaggcgagtaagcgagtaaccaattggaatgcagagtttggtacttctcgcctgtccatTGGCAATTAAAaccacgggaactttcagcgaacgttccgtgaaagagtggcgagtaggcgagcagcTAGTAATATGTGTGTACGCCACTTTAGGCCTGGCCTGATTaatatctactttcaaatctattGAAAACGTTCTGACCTCGAACATgacgattaacgtttcccaaacggcatggttaacccacctcccttggtttcctattggttgaggccagaaaaggctgtgccaaagtttttACAGGCTTTACATATACAGCCACTCCACTCACTCGATCCATACTTGCAGTTCACCTATGAGCgttgtcgagagagcgcagctcattcattccgaatggagtctgcactcccccgttggcgcccctagagtacaGTACCACCTGGAAAAGTAGTGAGTGGAGaggctgtatactgtatataaaccgGCTGGAGCGCAGCCTGTAAATAAATGAACGGTGCGCtatcaaagttctctatgcctcggtttccatgtcaacaaccccgcgactctacggaatgaagtattgagtaacttgagcctcgtaaatggatgGAAAATAGAGATTTAAAATGATGGCTACTTCGGTGACGACAGACTCGCAGCAAAAGCCCAATTTTAGCATTGACTAACTAGCGCTGGAATTTTGAATGCAGGGGACGCATCAGAAGTGAGGTATGTGGAAAAAGTTAGTgctcagcatcatgttttaacactatttaagccatttcacaACAGATTtcccctgtagccccttaatgcaggctgtacctcctgtggcacactgtattagtcattgaaaagttaactaccacagtactacaatactacgacataacacagggcttttagtaatgcactatgacttggtaattcccattctggtaacagtaaatttataacggcgtgtcttaaggggttaagcagaTTTCAAGAAAGGTTACATAACTGGTCATGTAGCAGATCTTAATCAGGGGTCATTCTGTGTGGGGTCATTTCCTTTGACatgcactctaagaaaatttccctgcaaaataacggcagttactggcaattatatttacctgtaattctactgttatttcacaccaaaaatcaaatacagctcattgctgtttaatgtatcacagtatataacattttttcagcagcaattgaactgttaaataacagtactctacagaacgttcacagtattagtattgttaaactaaaagtgctctacaatatttatgcagtagtataagtaaaataacagtacatttcagttaaaaagttgaattgtactgtgtgatgacaggcaaatactgggtcatagttgtattcatgaatatggccatggcaacttcccaccccacccatcattctccataactgtggtaccctgaccatgttaccaccccaccctcccatcgttcaccatgactggagtgccttgagcatgatactatggcgctatgctgtattgagaaaatggtttgcggtggtcctttgaaagtgtgggcatgaataaaatttcagagtacgcagtgctatgttacaatgatagtgtgcgaggtgggctttttactgtatctcttgatgacccaatgatgaatatagcattggtcagtctttaaaaaaatattttgcaccaagtagcacagcaaacaagcagcactacaagctagctctcaaagcaatgcctaatttgcagcaggcacattatatgcaacaatgccacaaatgatgccacatacagcaagctttcacaaagaggaaagtgtgcaagcatgtaagcaagcttgtaggcaagcaagtgttatgctgtgccatgcaggccagccagcaggcaggcaagcaactgaagtgttgatagtccagatttatatacaggtgcaagagtaccatgtgaccagagtcatcaggcccttggcaggtgacgcccgtaattgaataatggcataacagccctactcaggtgaggccaggcactgattagcagattggtttagatggggctgcttgttgcaagagtgttacaagtccttaaaatgtttcagccatttacactttcatcactatcaaacagaggcgattcctctttgagtacaagggaggcgccgcctcctgtccaaaatcacggagaatagtatgtaaactaatgctttacacaacttaataacattgctatttcagacccagctccatagaaaatgcatgtgctcaacttagagatgaaaccaatctgttataagatcccgaggctcgcacaagtttttttccgctcatgacaacgcaagcgagtcgagtctcaatggacttcaatggcatgtgggattgtacgatttttcaatggcaaaatgctaaacggtcattggctattgccgtgaaatttttttgattttgagactgagcctcactgggagtgaatggagaagagagaggaggggggagggaccggagactggagctccgacttgtgattgggtgaaccccgtgtcagtaggctacagtagttgatttcatttcgaaatgcggatatgttattaatttgactgagaagtttcgtcgtggtaaccagtggggaagctattcattgcggtgtactccagttttgtgtacatattcttgtaaacctagtgacactagtgttgcgaataaagtcttaatagtggcatgtccttagggtagggtggggtaaaacgcccccacGGGGCAATATGCCCCCTCACCTGTTTTCCCTAAAAAACCACTAAAGGGCTTAAATATACATTTTCACTGTTTCTATGCATTACGTTGACAACGGGGATATACAAATTGTCCAGAGAAAACGACTGAAACAAagtattttttgaagggaaacgatttacatggtATTGATCTAATTTTCAGATGTGAGTAAACACGTGTTTATAAAAATGTAGTTAAGCATTATATTGCAGTATTATATGATAGAAGAAGAGTGAAGTCTGTAGTTTCAGAGTATATAGGCTGTTTATAATGaatacaattacattttaataacttgaccattttttgaaaaaacagcttgtggggtaaaacgccccctaTGCAGAGGGGCAAAACGCCCCCAGGGGACTATCACAATATTAGgctataataacattattattaacattactttgtcaaaaaaaacaaaaagaattaTATTTCATGGTGTAAACAGATGTTAAAGTCTGAATATTTGAACAAAACCTAAAATATTTAGGCTAAGTTACCTCATCTATTTAAATATGCTAGCACAGTTAGCACAGTTAGCTCAGGCTAATAACTAGCCTattgtataataggcctatgatatTTATTAATGCATGTATTCATTTTCATATATACATTTAGCCTAGTTATTGTGATATAGACCTATATTTATTCACAATATATGTTTATTCATGCTAAATTTAGCTTGTATTTTACATTTGACTGTTCAGATTTatgcatattaggcctatatttgttaattcatatcatccttaaataaatatgaatacgatatactgcactgttgaaaatattacctctcttttcttttcagaggTTAAAATTCATACTCTGGTCACTTTGGTGATGATATATGAAGCAAACAGGCTAGTAACAAAGGGGGGCATTTTACCCCATCTCAGGGGGCCTTTTGCCCCActggtggggtaaaacgcccccttcacacccagttttgtttttgttaaaataTGAATAAACTATTAATTTGTAACAATTTCCGTGATGGATTATTAATCATGTCACTGCCACCAAATACTGTGACAAAAACTAAATCATATGGCTTACTTCTGCTTAGAGAAAAGTTACACTTTCCTTAaggggggcgttttgccccaccctaccctatcctttttaatctcccaattcaaaagttgaagttgacttttcgttagggctagcttgcaagaaagctagagagctatgcaaaatgctaagcattgtggattaaattctggcgaattccagtcgtccttatgaggagaaaatgaatatcaaggagcagagcagagcactgcctaatattgacttggtgaaaaaggtagggaagaacaaccgtttcttttgagctttcgtggtgtcttatcaactggttaactgccaagtcccgtgagtggcgagtccttgtttcctactgcgttggcaatgtctggtaaataattaaagattttgcgacctctagtggtaagttaagtcgtgcacccagtaatgaacaaagacaacgaaggcaaactaaatcacatcattatgtggcggaggtaggcctaatgataataataataataataaaaacatttccctatgaataggctacaagggggataatgattaatgattaacaaatttgtttcaacaaaagtcctttagtgtgtgaggccatatgtggctcaggaccaatgtaagatgtgtgtcaaaatcccccaccccctttatttttgcgtcctggacatattgtaattgaacagcctcccctgtttgacagactaccagccgccactgctatCAAAATgtatgtgctactcacactttgctgcatcaagcactttttaagtattgtagtttccttagaaattgtttcatcatgcttgatagtatcagataatctttaaccagtcagaatgacttcagttcttcaggtggtattgaagtttgatggtgatcacgcacaagtggaggatgaatgggtttcaatggtgctgcctaaaataacttgttattttctagagatgcaccggatccggatccggatccggttccggttccggttccggatccgtcaggataatagagtttttcacaggatccgggtccggcaggatcttaagcagtggatccggtatccggcatgttacctaaaaatcagggtctggtgcatgtctagcctaggcttttcagtctttcacaaccccaatcactgcatggagtgaaatccctttggaagcggctattgcaggcagtgtggcaataagccaatgagtctaaaaaatagtttgcgccaacgtaataaaaagggcccacgtgtgcgagtagactatatgtttcaacccttttgtaggatccggtatccggttccggatccggcaggatcttaagcagtggatctggtatccggcaggatcctaaaaatcaggatccggtgcatctctagttttttccacaacggcgaatactgctattgtgcagtacttactgtttatgctcaatatgtgactcaaagtaatattttcacagtagttgtctgttttttttcgaaaaacagtagaatgctgttgcagaattgccgtaaataaacagctatttgttacagtgtggtcttctgacacaaataaacaaaacaattcCTCAAATGTTCGTTGTGCAACTTGACAATTCAGAAAACACAGGTGACACAGTAAGTTCTCCAAATTACTAGTGGTGTCaataataatcgattcggcattgcaatgcaatgcggggcatgggcgattcaattcaatgcggcaagttccagaatcgatgcagcaattttttaaagtttcaattacttccgttgatatttcgggagcaaatgaatgttaactTAAATAAAAGATCTTCAaaacattgaaaactgcaagattGATACAGGAAACAGCCagtaaattgttgctcagtatctgactacttatattgcctcatcatgtattgccaaacatttgctttgctttcagtaaaaatgtaatgcattgcaatgcatcgtagaattgaatcggatcgaatcgaatcgaatcgaatcgaatcgctacctcccgaatcggaatcggatcgaatcgaatcgtgagggcagtgccaatgcacaccactacaaaTTACTGACGAAAACTGTGAAAATTATATTATAAAATATGCAAAAACTGTCCATTCACTGCAACTGAACATTTTAAGCCTATTGAGCCACTCTTTAACAACAATACTGCAAGAATAGAGCGGTATTTTGCAAAGTCTTAATTTTCACTAATGCAAAGCTGTGCGAAGTGTCACAATTTACTGTATACTGACCCATCTGCTCTCAACGAAACATTCCGAAAGGTAATCTCAGATGTCAGTTATCTAGAACAACATGTAAACAAAAATAACACACAGTTTGACTTGAAATTATTTATTTGATTCATTGATTGTTTAATTGATTGATTACGTGTGCTCTAAGTAGCACAGCAGAACATTTGGACATCGTTTAGAGCCGTATCATCTCCGTCACCCACAGGTCTCTCCAGTCTGGCCATCATGCTACAGATCCCACGGGGACACTCGCCACTCCAAGAGCCCCAGTCTCCCCAGTCAAGGCCGTGGCCCTCCAGCACAGTCCCGTCCGTGCAGCGGAAGCGGATGTTGTTGGCCGCTGTGTCGTCCCCGTTACCCTGCGGACGTTCCACACGCAGCTGGAAGGACTTGAGCCGGGCATCCCCAGGGCACAACTGATAATCGGTCCAATCACCCCAGCTGGTAACACATACACCAATATTACATCACActtttttcatccaaagcgacttaattattttacagtcaagtcaagtcagctttcattgtcactttcttcatatgcacagacatacaaggaaaaatgaaataacgttttctctctataccatgccaggacatagacatatacaagaatgacataaagtgcaagacaggacaggtaacagtgatggactggtaacaataagtggtcaataataaatacagtacaaaagaacatttaacatttaacattgaacatgtagacagaagataacataaatatagaatatagacattacaataatagaaatgaCAACagaacagtagcaatagtaacagtataaTAGCAATAGATACAGTCagtccggaaagtattcacagtgcttcacttttttcacattttattatcttacagcctcattccaaatgctacaaatgaatctctgttgtcaaaattctacacaaattattccattatgaccaagtgaaaaacaagttgtcttgacagttttgaaaattgataaaaataaaaaacaaagaaatcatttttacaaaagtattcacagcgtttgcttaatactttgtagaaccaccttagGCAGccactacattcattttttcatttcaaaatgaaaagggattaaaagggatgTCATCAGTGTGTGCTTCAACCTTTCAGTATATTTAAATTGAACATTTTGAGTCttcacctggctaaaatagatggatgtgagttttgaatgaaatcctatggagagtatcatggtctgcttctgtagtcacagtgcatgttgacat
This is a stretch of genomic DNA from Engraulis encrasicolus isolate BLACKSEA-1 chromosome 6, IST_EnEncr_1.0, whole genome shotgun sequence. It encodes these proteins:
- the LOC134450932 gene encoding vitelline membrane outer layer protein 1 homolog, which encodes MNLQQCVLTVSLLVPLMTGLGSPTIIKVHNGGYWGGWDDVRFCPLGSYAYGFSLKVEGKQGGGDDTALNGIQLHCRDKDRHIASVTSEMRWGDWTDYQLCPGDARLKSFQLRVERPQGNGDDTAANNIRFRCTDGTVLEGHGLDWGDWGSWSGECPRGICSMMARLERPVGDGDDTALNDVQMFCCAT